The following proteins come from a genomic window of Mammaliicoccus sp. Marseille-Q6498:
- a CDS encoding PTS sugar transporter subunit IIB, whose product MKQVLVACGAGIATSTVVNSAIEEMAKEHNIKVDLKQIKISEVGAYVNTADLLVTTAMTQKEYDFPVINARNFLTGIGVEDTKKEILDVLQS is encoded by the coding sequence ATGAAACAAGTATTAGTAGCATGTGGAGCAGGAATCGCAACGTCAACAGTGGTAAATAGTGCAATTGAGGAAATGGCTAAAGAACACAACATTAAAGTGGATTTAAAACAAATTAAAATTTCAGAAGTTGGCGCATACGTGAATACAGCCGATTTATTAGTTACAACAGCTATGACACAAAAAGAATACGACTTCCCCGTTATTAACGCACGTAACTTCTTAACAGGAATTGGTGTTGAAGATACTAAAAAAGAAATATTAGACGTATTACAAAGCTAG
- a CDS encoding PTS sugar transporter subunit IIA: protein MQDLKIDVSNVLLDMEATTNEEALSKLSDLMYQNGYVKETYKEAVIEREKSFATGLPTVYCSVAIPHTDIQHVQSKAIGIAVLKETVPFVIMGELEETTDVKLIFMLAMDKEDAQLSLLQKLMGIFQNDQLLEFIANATDKQSIVDAIDKELSEL from the coding sequence ATGCAAGATTTAAAAATCGATGTCTCTAACGTCTTACTAGATATGGAGGCAACGACAAATGAAGAAGCGCTAAGTAAGTTATCCGATTTAATGTACCAAAATGGTTACGTTAAAGAAACTTACAAAGAAGCAGTTATAGAAAGAGAAAAGTCATTTGCAACAGGTTTACCAACTGTATATTGTTCTGTTGCAATCCCACATACGGATATTCAACATGTTCAATCTAAAGCAATTGGTATCGCTGTTTTAAAAGAAACAGTCCCTTTTGTCATCATGGGAGAATTAGAAGAAACAACAGATGTGAAATTAATTTTTATGCTCGCAATGGATAAAGAAGATGCACAGCTTTCACTATTACAGAAATTAATGGGCATTTTCCAAAATGATCAATTGCTAGAATTTATCGCAAATGCGACAGATAAACAATCTATTGTAGATGCAATCGACAAAGAATTAAGTGAACTTTAA
- a CDS encoding BglG family transcription antiterminator: protein MSCDKLKLTTKEGFNIQSENFNIITEMIKNPKVKGKDLESIFNISRRQLGYRIQKLNDWLQEQDYPEIERTSQGYFIVDDSVKDFLNISSESTSQENEQVYTAYQRAHLILLMLFREDDVLSLNHFSIDLQVSKNTVLNDIKKLKELLQPYDVKLQYSRLNGYYLVGNEFEVRRLLMRLIDKVFTINIVSADIMNYLNFKEAEIESINHQINKIEQFLDSKFIDQSTRTLPLKLCSILRRIKHDKIVDPFSIGYDDLSDTQEYQATEILTSAYSDIPRQEKLFITLQLLSTSVQWSELSDVHHLPELKTALEKMIDQFEKVTFITFKDRTTLLNQLLLHMKPAFYRIRYQLSDIEELANSLKDDYKELFHLVKLSTKPLENFFYQPLPENEIAYLTMLIGGSLRRQDEDIEQKVKAVVVCTQGTSISQLMLQELRTVFPEFIFLDALSLREFNQYELDFDIVFSPMHIMTNKKLYITKTILTAHEKQELRQHVFGQLNNTLETELQVEKMLSVIREHATIHDEAELFNKLKGQVDDAYAYSSIKSSAVFLNSTLNLQDLLPTNHINIVQSVVNIEEAIRLTAEPLVKMNYVDTAYIDAMIDAFDDTYMVINQNIAIPHADGESTVNRTSMSMLVLDEPLQLSTGKDVYIFVVIAATDKFKHLRPLLQLRDMSQDTESIQRIIETDSKNAVYEIIQQFSKID, encoded by the coding sequence ATGTCATGTGATAAGTTAAAGTTAACAACAAAGGAGGGATTCAATATACAATCGGAAAACTTTAATATCATTACTGAAATGATCAAAAATCCAAAAGTTAAAGGTAAAGACTTAGAATCAATATTTAACATTTCTCGTAGACAACTTGGTTACAGGATTCAAAAATTGAATGACTGGCTACAAGAACAAGACTACCCAGAAATTGAAAGAACAAGTCAAGGTTACTTTATCGTTGATGATTCTGTTAAAGATTTCCTTAATATTTCAAGCGAATCCACCTCTCAAGAAAATGAGCAAGTATATACTGCTTACCAACGCGCGCATCTCATTTTGTTGATGTTGTTTAGGGAAGATGATGTCTTGTCGTTAAATCACTTCTCGATTGATTTACAAGTTAGTAAAAATACGGTTTTAAATGACATAAAAAAATTAAAAGAATTGTTACAACCTTATGATGTTAAGCTCCAATATTCACGTCTCAACGGATATTATCTTGTAGGTAATGAATTTGAAGTAAGACGTTTGTTAATGAGACTCATTGATAAAGTTTTTACAATCAATATTGTAAGCGCTGACATTATGAATTATTTGAACTTTAAAGAAGCAGAAATCGAATCCATCAATCATCAAATTAATAAGATTGAACAGTTTTTAGATAGTAAATTTATTGATCAAAGTACACGTACTTTACCTTTGAAACTCTGTTCAATATTGAGAAGAATTAAACACGACAAAATCGTTGACCCTTTTTCAATTGGATATGATGACCTTTCAGACACTCAGGAATATCAAGCAACCGAAATATTAACTTCTGCTTATTCAGATATACCGAGACAAGAAAAGTTATTTATCACACTACAATTATTATCGACAAGTGTTCAATGGTCAGAATTAAGTGATGTTCATCATTTACCAGAACTCAAAACAGCACTTGAGAAAATGATTGATCAATTTGAAAAAGTAACATTCATTACGTTTAAAGATAGAACAACTTTACTCAACCAGTTGCTACTTCATATGAAACCAGCATTTTATCGTATTCGTTACCAACTGTCTGATATCGAGGAGTTGGCAAATTCTTTAAAAGATGACTATAAGGAACTTTTTCACTTAGTTAAACTATCGACAAAACCGTTAGAAAATTTCTTCTACCAACCGTTACCAGAGAACGAAATTGCATATTTAACCATGTTAATCGGTGGCAGTTTAAGAAGACAAGATGAAGATATCGAACAAAAAGTGAAAGCCGTCGTAGTTTGTACGCAAGGTACTTCTATCTCACAACTCATGTTACAAGAATTACGAACCGTTTTTCCAGAATTCATCTTTTTAGACGCATTATCATTACGAGAATTTAATCAATATGAGTTAGATTTCGATATCGTCTTTTCTCCAATGCATATTATGACAAATAAAAAGTTATACATTACGAAGACGATTTTAACTGCTCATGAAAAACAAGAATTACGTCAACACGTTTTCGGACAATTGAACAATACGCTTGAAACGGAATTACAAGTCGAAAAAATGCTGTCTGTCATACGTGAGCATGCGACGATTCATGATGAGGCTGAACTTTTTAATAAGTTAAAAGGACAAGTTGATGACGCATATGCCTATTCATCTATTAAATCATCTGCGGTATTTCTGAATAGCACATTGAATTTGCAAGATCTATTACCAACCAATCATATCAACATTGTACAAAGTGTTGTTAATATCGAGGAAGCCATTCGCTTAACTGCTGAACCACTCGTCAAAATGAATTATGTAGACACAGCGTATATCGATGCGATGATCGATGCATTTGATGATACTTACATGGTCATCAATCAAAATATCGCGATTCCTCATGCTGACGGTGAATCAACAGTTAACAGAACTTCAATGAGTATGTTGGTATTAGACGAACCGCTTCAATTAAGTACAGGTAAAGATGTTTATATTTTCGTTGTCATTGCTGCAACAGATAAATTCAAACATTTAAGACCGCTACTTCAATTAAGAGATATGTCTCAAGATACCGAAAGTATTCAGCGCATTATTGAAACAGATTCGAAAAATGCAGTATATGAAATCATTCAGCAATTCTCAAAAATAGATTAA
- a CDS encoding MerR family transcriptional regulator, with amino-acid sequence MSMTTGEVASLCNVTVRTVQYYDHKNILSPSEVSEHNRRLYTEEDLNKLRLIITLKEMNFSLKEIKELIDSKQSINTLNVLLEEKTENLKERISNNEAQLKQIQFIKDNISKESEYPVSNILNLKKKTEQHKKMKSFRRKFLGVSAIVGVFQYSSILTAILKKKWTPLIVVYPFLIIYAAIAVKKYYSVVNYLCPNCQNEFKPLFSEWVKSNHTFQTRKLECPHCGEESYCIETHE; translated from the coding sequence ATGAGTATGACAACAGGTGAAGTAGCAAGTTTATGTAATGTAACAGTTAGAACAGTTCAATATTATGATCATAAAAATATTTTGAGTCCAAGTGAAGTATCAGAGCATAATCGAAGACTGTATACAGAAGAGGATCTTAATAAATTAAGACTCATCATTACATTGAAAGAAATGAACTTTTCGTTAAAAGAAATCAAAGAACTTATAGATTCAAAACAATCCATCAACACGTTAAATGTATTATTAGAAGAAAAGACAGAAAATCTAAAAGAACGTATTTCAAATAACGAAGCGCAACTTAAACAAATACAATTTATAAAAGATAATATTAGTAAAGAAAGCGAATATCCTGTATCAAATATTCTTAATTTGAAGAAAAAGACAGAACAACATAAAAAAATGAAATCATTTAGAAGAAAATTTTTAGGCGTTAGCGCAATAGTAGGTGTATTTCAATATAGCAGTATATTGACGGCGATCTTGAAAAAGAAATGGACACCATTAATTGTTGTATATCCATTTTTAATTATTTACGCTGCAATAGCTGTCAAAAAATATTATTCCGTCGTGAATTACTTATGCCCAAACTGCCAAAACGAATTTAAGCCGTTATTTTCAGAGTGGGTCAAATCCAATCACACATTCCAAACTAGAAAATTAGAATGCCCACACTGCGGAGAAGAAAGTTATTGTATAGAAACACATGAATAA
- a CDS encoding MFS transporter encodes MENKKSNVRWFFAMAFFIIGIIAYMDRSNISIIAGPMMKDLDMNKTQFGLLASFFSLGYALMQVPSGILAEKFGPRKMLTIALVWWSAFTIFTGIVKHHGLLYFVRFLFGIGEAPMYPSNAVFNSYWFNKNEKGRASSALLAGSYFGPVIAPIVTIAIMNAFGWQAVFYIFGLVGILLAILWAIIAKDLPEQHKMVNEAEKRYIMETRDIVKTEKTTAPWKVFFSRFSFYAIAAQYFVVQFVITLFLYWLPTYIHEVYHVEFKKMGLIAGAPWLAMFVVIMLCGTISDKILSSGKSKFVARGFIAITGFIVSGIALYLSLHTNDLYMNILWFCVCLAGVGASMGMSWATATDLGRNFAGTVSGWMNLWGNIGALLSPLLAGFFADKIGWAMTLQLMLVPIVFAIIMWFFIKPDNPLVKEDTV; translated from the coding sequence ATGGAAAATAAAAAATCGAATGTTAGATGGTTTTTTGCTATGGCATTTTTCATTATTGGAATTATTGCATACATGGATCGTTCAAACATTTCAATTATAGCTGGACCTATGATGAAAGATTTAGATATGAATAAAACTCAATTTGGTTTATTAGCGTCATTCTTCTCTTTAGGTTATGCGTTAATGCAAGTGCCTTCAGGTATTCTTGCTGAAAAGTTTGGTCCTAGAAAAATGTTAACAATAGCACTTGTTTGGTGGAGTGCGTTTACTATTTTTACAGGAATAGTTAAACATCATGGTCTGCTTTACTTTGTACGTTTCTTATTTGGTATTGGTGAAGCGCCAATGTATCCATCGAATGCTGTATTCAATAGTTATTGGTTCAATAAAAATGAAAAAGGTCGTGCTTCTTCAGCGTTGTTAGCGGGATCTTATTTCGGTCCGGTTATTGCGCCAATTGTAACGATTGCTATTATGAATGCATTTGGTTGGCAAGCTGTGTTCTATATTTTTGGTTTAGTAGGTATTCTACTTGCAATATTATGGGCAATTATAGCGAAAGATTTGCCAGAACAACATAAAATGGTTAATGAAGCTGAGAAACGCTACATTATGGAGACGAGAGATATTGTAAAAACTGAAAAAACTACTGCGCCATGGAAAGTGTTCTTCAGTCGTTTTAGCTTTTATGCAATTGCAGCACAATATTTTGTTGTTCAGTTTGTTATTACTTTGTTCTTATACTGGTTACCTACATATATTCATGAAGTGTATCATGTGGAATTTAAGAAAATGGGGCTTATCGCAGGAGCGCCATGGCTTGCGATGTTCGTTGTTATCATGTTATGTGGTACAATTTCGGATAAAATTTTATCAAGCGGTAAATCAAAATTCGTAGCACGTGGTTTTATAGCTATTACTGGATTTATCGTATCAGGTATAGCGTTATATCTTTCATTACATACTAATGATTTATATATGAATATTTTATGGTTCTGTGTATGTCTAGCAGGTGTTGGTGCTTCTATGGGTATGAGTTGGGCAACTGCTACAGACTTAGGACGTAACTTTGCTGGTACGGTGTCAGGTTGGATGAACTTATGGGGTAATATCGGCGCATTGTTAAGTCCGTTATTAGCTGGATTCTTTGCTGACAAAATTGGTTGGGCAATGACGTTACAATTAATGTTAGTACCAATCGTATTCGCAATTATCATGTGGTTCTTTATTAAACCTGATAATCCTTTAGTAAAAGAAGATACTGTATAA
- a CDS encoding ketoacyl-ACP synthase III, whose amino-acid sequence MRSFAKITAQGAYVPEKIMDNQDFEKIVDTSDEWIQQRTGIVERRITREDEYTSDISYKAVLDLQEKYQIDLSDVDMIINATLTPDYKTPSVASYVQAKLGLENAGALDINAACAGFAYGLNIANGLVTSGQNKKVLVLGSETLSKITDYTDRGTCILFGDGAGAFLVEYSEEETSFIASSSGSDGAKGHHLYCSELSGEMFGEELENPGNIVQNGRGVYKWAVTNVPKIIDETLSKTDYNKEDLNWFAPHSANARMIESICERSGIDKDKALMSLKYYGNTSSATIPLSIDLAVQENKIKKGDLIFLVGFGGGLAYASTLIKWTI is encoded by the coding sequence ATGAGATCATTTGCTAAAATAACAGCTCAAGGTGCTTACGTACCAGAAAAAATTATGGATAATCAAGATTTTGAAAAAATAGTAGATACTTCTGATGAGTGGATACAACAAAGAACAGGTATTGTTGAAAGAAGAATTACACGTGAAGACGAATATACAAGTGACATAAGTTATAAAGCAGTTCTAGATTTACAAGAGAAATATCAAATAGATTTAAGTGATGTAGATATGATCATCAATGCTACGTTAACACCGGACTATAAAACACCGAGTGTTGCATCTTATGTTCAAGCAAAATTAGGCTTAGAAAATGCTGGTGCATTAGACATTAATGCTGCTTGTGCTGGATTTGCTTATGGATTAAACATAGCTAACGGACTGGTTACTTCAGGGCAAAATAAAAAAGTATTAGTATTAGGTTCAGAAACATTATCAAAAATAACAGACTATACGGATCGTGGAACATGTATTCTTTTTGGTGATGGTGCAGGAGCATTTTTAGTAGAATATAGTGAAGAAGAAACGAGCTTCATAGCAAGTAGTTCAGGATCAGATGGCGCTAAAGGACATCATTTATACTGTTCTGAGTTATCTGGAGAAATGTTTGGAGAAGAATTAGAAAATCCAGGTAATATCGTACAAAATGGTCGAGGTGTATACAAATGGGCCGTTACTAACGTACCAAAAATTATCGACGAAACGTTAAGCAAAACAGACTACAATAAAGAAGACTTAAATTGGTTTGCACCACATAGTGCAAATGCCAGAATGATAGAATCAATTTGCGAAAGATCTGGCATAGATAAAGACAAAGCATTAATGAGTCTTAAATACTATGGTAATACATCATCAGCAACGATTCCTTTATCAATAGACTTAGCCGTACAAGAAAATAAAATTAAAAAAGGCGATTTAATTTTCTTAGTCGGATTTGGTGGCGGATTAGCATACGCTTCTACTTTAATTAAATGGACGATATAA
- a CDS encoding putative quinol monooxygenase produces MIIINAKFQVKENSIEQYEELINNLLPASQNEQGNVQYEHFKSTTTPNTYLMYEIWENQEAVESHNNSSHFQEFFKAVKPLLDGPSDIKVSMGE; encoded by the coding sequence ATGATCATCATTAATGCAAAATTTCAAGTAAAAGAAAATAGTATCGAACAATACGAAGAGTTAATAAACAATCTTCTTCCAGCATCACAAAACGAACAAGGTAACGTGCAATACGAACACTTTAAATCAACTACAACTCCAAACACATATTTAATGTATGAAATTTGGGAAAATCAAGAAGCTGTAGAATCACATAATAACAGCAGCCACTTCCAAGAATTCTTTAAAGCAGTAAAACCATTACTTGACGGACCAAGTGATATTAAAGTTAGCATGGGCGAATAA
- a CDS encoding NADP-dependent oxidoreductase — translation MQNEQIVLAKRAEGIPEDETFRFEKIEVTEPSNDEVLLQSIYISVDPYMRGRMSSGKSYVQPYELDKPLAGHIVAKVVKSNADELNEGDVVTGVLPWQRYITTNAKAVSKIASDEVPSYLYLSVLGMPGMTAYQGLLQIGKPQEGETVVVSAASGAVGSVVGQIAKIKGAHVVGIAGGPEKVNYLTETLGFDEGIDYKDSQFAEKLEKAVPNGIDVYFENVGGSISDEVFKYLNKFARVPVCGSISAYNNPEEDIGPRIQQVLIKSQALMQGFIVAQFEDDFKPAAEQLAKWVSEDKIKSEVTIDQGFDQIPNAFRKLFTGDNFGKQVIQIAEI, via the coding sequence ATGCAAAATGAACAAATCGTGTTAGCTAAAAGAGCTGAAGGTATTCCTGAAGATGAAACTTTTCGTTTTGAAAAGATTGAAGTAACAGAACCAAGTAATGATGAAGTATTATTACAATCAATATATATTTCTGTTGATCCATATATGAGAGGTAGAATGAGTTCAGGTAAAAGTTATGTACAACCTTATGAATTAGATAAACCATTAGCAGGACATATTGTCGCTAAAGTTGTGAAATCTAATGCTGATGAATTAAACGAAGGCGATGTTGTAACAGGTGTACTTCCTTGGCAAAGATATATCACTACAAATGCTAAAGCAGTTAGTAAAATTGCTTCAGATGAAGTACCTAGTTACTTATATTTAAGTGTATTAGGTATGCCAGGTATGACTGCTTATCAAGGATTACTTCAAATTGGTAAACCTCAAGAAGGCGAAACAGTAGTCGTATCAGCAGCTTCAGGCGCGGTTGGTTCAGTAGTTGGACAAATTGCAAAAATTAAAGGCGCTCACGTTGTCGGAATTGCCGGCGGTCCTGAAAAAGTAAACTATTTAACAGAAACTTTAGGATTTGATGAAGGTATAGATTACAAAGATAGTCAGTTCGCTGAAAAATTAGAAAAAGCAGTACCTAACGGAATTGACGTATACTTTGAAAACGTAGGCGGTTCTATATCTGATGAAGTATTTAAATATTTAAATAAATTCGCACGTGTACCAGTTTGCGGTTCTATCTCTGCGTATAACAATCCAGAAGAAGATATCGGTCCACGCATTCAACAAGTACTCATTAAAAGCCAAGCATTGATGCAAGGATTTATCGTCGCACAATTTGAAGACGACTTTAAACCAGCAGCTGAACAATTAGCAAAATGGGTAAGCGAAGATAAAATCAAATCAGAAGTTACAATAGATCAAGGCTTTGATCAAATACCAAACGCATTCCGTAAATTATTTACTGGAGATAACTTTGGTAAACAAGTTATACAAATAGCTGAAATATAA
- a CDS encoding CHAP domain-containing protein: protein MKKHSFIMKLLVAMALLITASNTYQSSISTKTTQAAVAKKASKNYYTKYQCTWYVFNRRTQAKKYIYTNWGNAKNWVYASKKVGYKVGRKPARGAIMQSTSGYYGHVAYVEQVYSNGKIKVSEYNYNKPLRYGTRILTKSTAARYNYIY, encoded by the coding sequence ATGAAAAAACATTCGTTTATTATGAAGTTACTCGTCGCAATGGCACTTTTGATTACTGCATCTAATACATATCAATCAAGTATAAGTACAAAAACGACACAAGCAGCCGTAGCAAAAAAGGCTTCGAAAAATTACTACACAAAATATCAATGTACATGGTATGTATTTAATAGAAGAACTCAAGCAAAAAAATATATTTATACTAATTGGGGAAATGCTAAAAACTGGGTTTATGCTTCGAAAAAGGTTGGTTATAAAGTTGGTAGAAAACCAGCTAGAGGTGCAATTATGCAATCTACTAGTGGGTATTATGGTCACGTTGCGTATGTTGAACAAGTTTATAGTAATGGGAAAATTAAAGTATCTGAATATAATTATAATAAACCATTAAGATACGGCACGAGAATATTAACGAAAAGCACAGCAGCAAGATACAACTACATTTATTAA
- a CDS encoding GntR family transcriptional regulator has translation MLKNTHLYYQVYMMIKEKIVSGFYKEGDKLPSERKLCDEYDVSRITIREALEKLEADNLIQREHGRGSFVLGNQYNQKMNNLYSFKDEIEKNGDKAITKVINIHKVKPSLYLQEKMQLKSFQEVYELKRLRLANDRPLVYETSYLPIKYCEGLDQFDFNEVSLYETLNNQYQIQINHAYETLTAKLLTEEQAKYLDKNISAPCMFIERYSYVDDEIIEFTESVASGKDYRYTVDLI, from the coding sequence ATGCTTAAGAACACCCATTTATATTATCAAGTTTATATGATGATAAAAGAAAAGATAGTCAGCGGTTTTTATAAAGAAGGTGACAAGTTACCTTCTGAGAGAAAACTTTGTGATGAATATGATGTAAGTCGTATCACAATAAGAGAAGCATTAGAGAAACTTGAAGCGGATAATTTGATACAAAGGGAACACGGTAGAGGTTCATTTGTACTAGGTAATCAGTACAATCAGAAGATGAATAATCTTTATAGTTTTAAAGACGAGATTGAAAAAAATGGTGATAAGGCGATTACAAAAGTAATCAATATTCACAAAGTAAAACCAAGCTTGTATTTACAGGAAAAGATGCAACTTAAATCATTTCAAGAAGTTTATGAATTAAAACGTTTAAGATTAGCAAATGATAGACCGCTTGTATATGAAACGAGTTATTTACCAATTAAGTATTGTGAAGGTCTGGATCAATTTGATTTTAATGAAGTTTCATTATATGAGACATTGAATAACCAATATCAAATTCAGATTAATCATGCTTACGAAACATTAACTGCAAAGTTGTTAACAGAAGAGCAAGCGAAATACTTAGATAAAAATATAAGTGCACCGTGTATGTTTATAGAAAGATACAGTTACGTAGATGATGAAATCATTGAATTTACTGAAAGCGTTGCGAGTGGTAAAGACTATCGTTATACGGTAGACCTTATTTAA
- a CDS encoding SIS domain-containing protein: MLKKTYTYSEIKQQPEMWKETEQIVANIKPKFEAFIKNIEDNATGKLKVLFTGAGSSAYVGDILRNAVSPKVLEKWDFESVSTTHIVTSPDIYIDEDTTYLIVSFARSGNSPETKATIELIEQLSDKANHLFITNNKDGYLATYEDEDSVFKVILPEQTNDKSLAMTSSFSTMLLAGYLLFEGKVSSSFYETSASLFEQLETLADTTLNKEFEKVFYVGTGLLGELTKELSLKLNELTGGSVEIARETTLGFRHGPKAGLKDGSIFILVRSNDEYKRKYEADLLKEVNEVQDKYQILVLDSQAGEGITQIPNIESLNDFELGLIYLMFGQLLASKKSVQLGLNPDNPSPDGFINRVVKGVTIYSY, from the coding sequence TTGTTAAAGAAAACATACACTTATTCGGAAATTAAGCAACAACCTGAAATGTGGAAAGAAACAGAACAAATTGTTGCTAACATTAAACCGAAATTCGAAGCATTTATTAAAAATATAGAAGACAATGCTACAGGAAAGCTTAAAGTGTTGTTTACAGGTGCTGGTTCTTCAGCATATGTAGGGGATATTTTGAGAAATGCAGTTAGCCCTAAAGTTCTAGAAAAATGGGACTTTGAATCTGTTTCAACAACTCACATTGTAACAAGTCCAGATATTTACATAGATGAGGACACAACTTATCTTATCGTTTCATTTGCTAGATCAGGAAATAGCCCAGAAACGAAAGCTACAATTGAGTTGATTGAACAATTATCAGACAAGGCCAATCATTTATTTATTACAAATAATAAAGATGGTTATCTTGCAACTTACGAAGACGAAGATTCAGTATTTAAAGTGATTTTACCTGAACAAACAAATGATAAATCATTAGCAATGACTTCAAGTTTCTCAACGATGTTATTAGCTGGTTACTTATTATTTGAAGGAAAAGTTTCAAGTAGCTTTTATGAAACTTCAGCTTCTTTATTTGAACAGTTAGAAACATTAGCTGACACAACATTAAATAAAGAATTTGAAAAAGTATTCTACGTAGGCACTGGCTTGTTAGGTGAATTAACAAAAGAATTAAGTCTTAAATTAAATGAGTTAACTGGTGGAAGTGTTGAAATAGCGAGAGAAACAACATTAGGGTTCAGACATGGTCCTAAAGCTGGTTTGAAAGACGGTTCGATTTTCATTTTAGTTAGAAGTAACGATGAATATAAAAGAAAATACGAAGCGGATTTATTGAAAGAAGTAAATGAAGTTCAAGATAAATATCAAATTCTTGTATTAGATAGTCAAGCAGGGGAAGGTATTACTCAAATTCCTAACATTGAATCATTGAATGATTTCGAATTAGGGTTGATTTACTTAATGTTTGGCCAATTATTAGCAAGTAAAAAGTCTGTACAATTAGGACTAAATCCAGATAATCCAAGTCCAGATGGTTTTATAAACCGTGTTGTTAAAGGCGTAACAATATATTCATACTAA
- a CDS encoding 1-phosphofructokinase family hexose kinase produces the protein MILTNTLNPSIDISYQIDALSIGEVHRPSQIIRNAGGKGINVTKVLEELGSDVTATGYLGGGNGEWIKTQLSKRNINQKFITIENETRQCISINDGKHQTEILESGPEINEDEQSQYIKQLQDIAHQYTVVTISGSTPHIRNNTKTAHLQSVLELLSNSYNILDVNASELKPILQNDSFVHAIKPNQSEFEDLIEQQNLSQQDIVDALKQHTLFKNIDVFVTLGSEGAIVKWNDEIYQATIPKVEVKNPVGSGDSTVAGLAYSVDRNLDPIETIQTALACGTSNATQIETGHIDLNQVKEYIKKVGVVKLT, from the coding sequence ATGATCTTAACAAATACGTTAAATCCTTCTATAGATATTAGTTATCAAATTGATGCATTATCAATCGGTGAGGTGCATCGTCCAAGTCAAATTATTAGAAATGCAGGTGGCAAAGGTATTAATGTCACAAAAGTTCTTGAAGAATTAGGTTCAGATGTTACAGCTACAGGTTATTTAGGTGGCGGAAATGGTGAGTGGATTAAAACTCAACTTTCTAAAAGAAATATTAACCAAAAGTTTATAACAATTGAAAATGAAACGAGACAATGTATTTCAATTAATGATGGAAAACACCAAACAGAGATTTTAGAAAGTGGTCCTGAAATTAACGAGGATGAACAAAGTCAATATATTAAACAATTACAAGACATCGCACATCAATACACTGTTGTGACAATTAGTGGTAGTACACCTCATATTCGCAATAATACGAAGACTGCACATTTACAAAGCGTCTTAGAATTATTATCGAATAGTTATAACATTTTAGATGTTAACGCATCTGAATTAAAGCCAATCTTACAAAATGATAGTTTTGTACATGCTATTAAACCTAACCAATCAGAATTTGAAGATTTAATTGAACAGCAAAATTTATCACAACAAGATATTGTCGATGCGTTAAAACAACATACATTGTTTAAAAATATAGACGTGTTTGTAACACTCGGCTCAGAAGGCGCAATTGTTAAATGGAATGATGAAATTTATCAAGCTACCATTCCTAAAGTAGAAGTGAAAAATCCAGTAGGTTCTGGTGATTCAACGGTTGCTGGTTTAGCTTATAGTGTTGACAGAAATTTAGATCCAATTGAAACAATACAAACTGCATTAGCTTGTGGGACTTCAAATGCTACACAGATAGAAACGGGACATATTGATTTAAACCAAGTTAAAGAATATATAAAAAAAGTGGGAGTTGTGAAATTAACATGA